From Phragmites australis chromosome 5, lpPhrAust1.1, whole genome shotgun sequence, a single genomic window includes:
- the LOC133919865 gene encoding galactoside 2-alpha-L-fucosyltransferase-like, whose protein sequence is MDLKERIRRSPPPPDSASPPGTRGRKSRAAVLPLSVAAIVACGVLLLLLAGGSAARRGQFLDADPTGVSAGRGGLHQARPRNGEHRTSVSFKVKKDTLIGGLLAPGFDEQSCLSRYQSLLYRKESPHLPSTYLLERLREQEALQKKCGPHTELYKKAVEQLKTGQDIKVVDCNYLVWVSYSGLGNRILTIASAFLYAILTNRVLLLDGAKGTADLFCEPFPETSWLLPSDFPIKQFRNFSIGSPESYGNMLKTEVIRSDGSFKDPSSAFLYLHLAHDYDDYDKLFFCEDNQQYLQRIPWLILRSDNYFVPSIFLNPAYQEELMRLFPQKDAVFHHLGRYLFHPTNVVWGLITRYYDSYLAKADEKLGIQIRVFDTETGPFQHVLDQVLACTLKEKLLPEINAQQPIVSTRSIRSKVVLITSLNSGYYEKIRNMYWEHPTINGEIISFHQPSQEEHQNSDKKMHNVKAWAEIYLLSLSDVMVTSAWSTFGYVAQGLSGLKPWLMFKPENRTAPDPPCRQVLSMEPCFHAPPFYDCKSRRGTDTGKLVPHVRHCEDMSWGLKLVDKNEW, encoded by the exons ATGGACCTCAAGGAGCGgatccgccgctcgccgccgccgccggactcGGCGTCCCCGCCCGGGACACGCGGGAGGAAGAGCCGGGCGGCAGTGCTGCCCCTGTCCGTCGCGGCCATCGTGGCGTGCGGGGTCCTGCTGTTGCTGCTCGCGGGCGGCTCTGCGGCGAGGAGAGGCCAGTTCCTCGACGCGGATCCCACCGGGGTCTCCGCCGGCCGCGGTGGTCTGCACCAAGCCCGACCGCGCAATG GGGAACATCGAACTTCAGTGTCTTTCAAAGTTAAAAAGGACACACTAATTGGTGGCTTGTTAGCTCCTGGTTTCGATGAGCAGTCATGTCTAAGTAGATACCAATCACTACTGTATCGTAAAGAATCGCCCCATTTACCATCTACGTACCTTCTAGAAAGACTAAGGGAGCAGGAAGCTCTTCAGAAGAAATGTGGCCCACATACAGAGTTATACAAGAAAGCTGTTGAGCAGCTAAAGACTGGTCAGGATATTAAGGTTGTGGATTGCAACTATTTGGTCTGGGTATCTTATAGTGGTCTTGGGAACAGGATCTTAACTATTGCCTCAGCATTTCTCTATGCCATCCTTACAAACAGAGTTTTACTTCTTGATGGAGCTAAAGGCACTGCAGATCTTTTCTGTGAACCATTCCCTGAAACTTCATGGTTATTACCGTCGGATTTCCCTATTAAGCAGTTTAGGAACTTCAGCATTGGTTCTCCTGAGAGCTATGGAAACATGCTGAAAACTGAAGTTATTCGTTCTGATGGTTCTTTCAAGGATCCTAGTTCTGCCTTTCTTTATCTTCATCTGGCTCATGACTATGATGATTACGATAAGCTTTTTTTCTGTGAAGATAACCAGCAATATCTTCAGAGGATCCCATGGCTGATCTTAAGATCTGATAATTACTTTGTACCTTCAATTTTCCTGAACCCAGCATATCAAGAGGAACTCATGAGGCTTTTTCCTCAGAAAGATGCTGTTTTCCATCACTTGGGACGTTACTTATTCCACCCTACCAATGTTGTCTGGGGCTTGATCACAAGGTACTATGATTCTTATCTGGCCAAAGCTGACGAAAAGTTGGGTATCCAGATCAGAGTCTTCGATACTGAAACCGGTCCGTTTCAGCATGTCTTGGATCAGGTCCTTGCATGCACATTGAAGGAAAAACTGTTGCCAGAGATTAATGCTCAGCAGCCAATTGTCTCAACAAGGAGTATTAGGTCGAAAGTTGTTCTGATTACTTCTTTAAACTCAGGATACTACGAAAAAATCAGGAATATGTACTGGGAACATCCAACGATAAATGGGGAGATAATTAGCTTCCACCAACCAAGTCAAGAGGAACATCAGAATTCAGACAAGAAGATGCATAACGTGAAAGCATGGGCCGAGATTTATCTGCTAAGCTTATCTGATGTTATGGTAACGAGTGCATGGTCAACTTTCGGGTACGTTGCCCAGGGATTGAGTGGTTTGAAGCCATGGCTTATGTTCAAGCCTGAAAACCGCACTGCACCCGATCCACCTTGCCGTCAAGTTTTGTCCATGGAACCTTGCTTTCATGCTCCACCTTTCTACGATTGCAAATCTAGGAGGGGAACTGATACGGGAAAGCTTGTTCCTCATGTAAGACATTGTGAAGATATGAGCTGGGGGCTCAAGCTAGTTGATAAGAACGAATGGTAG
- the LOC133919866 gene encoding photosystem I chlorophyll a/b-binding protein 5, chloroplastic-like isoform X1 has protein sequence MPGCHEQSPRSRVVVRASTERATWLPGLDPPPHLDGTLPGDFGFDPLGLGEEPASLQWYVQAELVHCRFAMAGVAGILVTDLLRVSGIRDLPVWFEAGATKFDFGNTTALFFVQLLLMGFAETKRYMDFINPGSQAEEGTFIGLEAALSGLQPGYPGGPLFNPLGLAKDIENAHEEKLKEIKNERLAINGSYAWLHCSSICDSRWPHRQSFDTPFRSTQPKYHSRTLLPLRTICPQNFAFQCPMLRQKKITMFLTELPFFGSPLC, from the exons ATGCCTGGATGCCATGAGCAGTCACCACGATCCCGGGTTGTAGTCCGAGCTAGCACCGAGCGTGCGACCTGGTTGCCCGGATTGGACCCGCCTCCTCACCTCGACGGCAC GCTACCTGGTGACTTCGGCTTCGATCCCCTCGGGCTCGGGGAGGAACCGGCAAGCTTGCAGTGGTACGTTCAGGCCGAGCTCGTGCACTGCCGGTTTGCCATGGCAGGGGTTGCCGGCATCCTTGTAACTGAC TTGCTCCGTGTATCAGGAATCCGGGACCTACCAGTTTGGTTTGAAGCAGGTGCAACAAAATTTGACTTCGGCAACACCACAGCACTCTTCTTTGTTCAGCTTCTTTTGATGGG CTTCGCTGAAACCAAGAGGTACATGGACTTCATCAATCCAGGATCGCAAGCAGAGGAAGGAACATTCATAGGGCTAGAGGCTGCACTTTCAGGTTTACAGCCAGG CTACCCTGGGGGTCCACTGTTCAATCCATTAGGACTTGCAAAAGATATAGAGAATGCACATGAAGAGAAGCTGAAGGAAATCAAGAATG AGAGGTTGGCAATTAATGGTAGCTATGCTTGGCTTCATTGTTCAAGCATCTGTGACTCACGTTGGCCCCATCGACAATCTTTTGACACACCTTTCAGATCCACTCAACCAAAATATCATTCACGCACTCTCCTCCCCCTGAGAACTATCTGTCCCCAAAACTTCGCTTTTCAATGTCCAATGTTACGGCAGAAAAAGATCACAATGTTTCTAACAGAATTGCCTTTTTTTGGCTCTCCTCTTTGCTAA
- the LOC133919866 gene encoding photosystem I chlorophyll a/b-binding protein 5, chloroplastic-like isoform X2 — MAGVAGILVTDLLRVSGIRDLPVWFEAGATKFDFGNTTALFFVQLLLMGFAETKRYMDFINPGSQAEEGTFIGLEAALSGLQPGYPGGPLFNPLGLAKDIENAHEEKLKEIKNERLAINGSYAWLHCSSICDSRWPHRQSFDTPFRSTQPKYHSRTLLPLRTICPQNFAFQCPMLRQKKITMFLTELPFFGSPLC, encoded by the exons ATGGCAGGGGTTGCCGGCATCCTTGTAACTGAC TTGCTCCGTGTATCAGGAATCCGGGACCTACCAGTTTGGTTTGAAGCAGGTGCAACAAAATTTGACTTCGGCAACACCACAGCACTCTTCTTTGTTCAGCTTCTTTTGATGGG CTTCGCTGAAACCAAGAGGTACATGGACTTCATCAATCCAGGATCGCAAGCAGAGGAAGGAACATTCATAGGGCTAGAGGCTGCACTTTCAGGTTTACAGCCAGG CTACCCTGGGGGTCCACTGTTCAATCCATTAGGACTTGCAAAAGATATAGAGAATGCACATGAAGAGAAGCTGAAGGAAATCAAGAATG AGAGGTTGGCAATTAATGGTAGCTATGCTTGGCTTCATTGTTCAAGCATCTGTGACTCACGTTGGCCCCATCGACAATCTTTTGACACACCTTTCAGATCCACTCAACCAAAATATCATTCACGCACTCTCCTCCCCCTGAGAACTATCTGTCCCCAAAACTTCGCTTTTCAATGTCCAATGTTACGGCAGAAAAAGATCACAATGTTTCTAACAGAATTGCCTTTTTTTGGCTCTCCTCTTTGCTAA
- the LOC133919867 gene encoding LOW QUALITY PROTEIN: uncharacterized protein LOC133919867 (The sequence of the model RefSeq protein was modified relative to this genomic sequence to represent the inferred CDS: deleted 1 base in 1 codon) has protein sequence METWTQSFAVSHKVRLVHILKNLHTSEVKIYSDASREFIELLDGESGGEVLQEYVQQSPRLVELVEAWRLHREKPGMAYILSLFATLLGQPSGKSRRHGSVKKSLDGVARMILEDTEKMGNVYLELNSGEFRRQNAALDLLAAIVRRGGGLASEVAERFDFKMAILPQLAGTLKKKGGGRDGRNRRKVAESGSTRRSFIGFAMSFLEVGNPRLLRWVLQQKELYSGVLRGIGNDDAETVMYVLSTLRDNVLVEESLVPPGLRSVLFGSATLEQLSLISGNLDAGEAADIAHEVLVMVCTDPKNGLMPSSNLRGNEKRLLDLMKKLKATEVAHHKSLLLAIVSKRLSLCSAYMNEFPYNIEPRSSPSWFAAISLAADMISSAKCDSIIHTLSSNSHGLVSVDDEEVQVVLKCIIPHVCSRAVINRGLLHSDDLVKHGSLRLVFESVNLLCYVIEVINDMASSARVKSEFNGSANVTIKIDGFPVLSYSDATDASLVDEVYQGDEIHVKRWISLREYIQDEVHGAMPDPQVLLKLLSSASQKHQNYSQCIRKKSTDLSEPPQKKRRCDASSEVDDIIIGGIDVEQDNNTSEEQDLDLENDHATTLCEIWGLDKQDPRMKDAKVVEDVFHSKLLDVLRLYLRVMPSSFDGSFDFFRVIPPNPLDLSKDEQESLLSLLLEYSGQSGGCWDPERVPESMYKHLQPLIYIMLHSQIKSIRDQAYILVKAAMASSGVFDKNFAEIDAWLVFLPGYEAKWCVRENLGVGASNKLSHIVIPFLCDAISVVGNNLYKYQEHTCKLISKSGQFEGCSSGFSPLIVCVLQKCLRILDSESGSMKLHEKSTISLYVCNTIHLILQSQVDVQLLPDLVSAVLNERFNKFSSEEMNSRIYLSEWRPLINMLHFLSRISDRQNYSMFTMLEHSSEFDANSLYSVTRKVEEMLSTHQTNSPDDVSTAFLFSIICAPPKDIIGGFPDLLDVMKTHFPSHLAFLSSVLFLQHDYLAKVASCWPNMFCNITLIKDDINVDHVNTVQDKCQNHSVSTESASISTFLRVSPFYALLPSVLSLAFSAPDEIREAHNNTLLRLLQLKLSECTFSELTLYLRVILFWSHHLLSSYTIKCSNILEQLCHLCFALVDSVFERIQVLTADTAESKSAGPSYPVQLIQDIVDSVLQHPIIALSLSCSLSNSQELADESSEHLEEVLTVFSKENLHLVDRFVLNVLSKLYDLLLKVGSFEANYSRNDGPSLESLFAAPKLLLGSILLLFKEKFELCIVKENFGLLLPNFYMVRTLSKFLSPGKLLELANWMFTKLDSCSSSGSPAFVPAVLVCLYIADVAMEMYCYLQNTDHRSESCLLWDLEIHNSDITAIKQAYHIILHFATKLNLEFADHCLLKMLSRIHHTERSAEWSTDYIVFHMILSTMVINTPINVLHHCIFPTSKVKAKAALLLLEACPMHMSLFGQMFVEVLEKDTSVLQVKKSDCNASWAQEDGAILLLPAALSYLKCHSDGNRQCAEFLEPVPIFYCGLLLGDKGFSSWKNFATRSIFEEDFSDFTPTSVKDIMIYFSDTLLGKSVTMLHYYFASKDMSRKQRLEIIGSIFPESSELLDSDVNDVSPTSCNGIMKLTNELFAKISLIRLLLSPPRKSLSNEVVSERESKRVNKAKLNFIGILVRTMGKILSNFPWGGNILSHSAKEQKVICFLEYVILKNIIELSSEIQTHLNQLKSIPFLNQFIRSSLLHRFNDPVTIKAVRCILVVLSQGKFSADEILELILGHSNFVSTITRSEDSEYPFACSTTGGLLQPVPSILKSVDSSFAKENKPEVSVAEERRIETIRLLRVLYDIKSRQQNNSLLNESRELVFLLLSVYGATLSETDLEILHLMNEIESSECRIITEVDHLWGSAALKFKQELKLDFSKSDTHDTENAEITERRRALFRENIPIDSKHCAKTALQFCYKRSSRASAFSLEQLQRNSSADSFEVTSQRVDMVQIYDPMFILRFSIHTLLMGYIEPAEFSRLGLLAITLVSIASPDQELRMLGYESLGTLKKSLEASQKSKETWHLQLLLTYLQNGISKQWQRIPSIIAVFAAEASLTLLDSSHSQFTAISNFLMHSTSVSLQSIPLFPTLLRSSSVHFKAERLWMLRLLYAGSNLADDAKLYKRGNVLELALAFCSSPVSESESKVLILKVLKKCVKLPVLAHHLVKECGLLLWLSSVISIHREGPDSVENPCSRVTELALEVVNDLISSRLITDWLQETALEQLSAISSYLYVLLVKDAKLLKGNVPLLTSVLSVITSTMRLSMKRKIYQPHFTLSLHGVFNLCQAIGGSSRSTELKLAMKLCIDAILMNGPMPILSEMDKSRISMVVSWATSNIFWLHSNQRSVLEMSCEEPVRNESLLSKIEPVRNESLLSKILRWLVASVILGRISSISHEKSRDIARSTNSLETLRSFLNNGYERVETVNSCSANDTLTVIILYLQDRVQNNSDSLPSVVMALCLLLLDRSGNQAMNKYLADNRGNIEMLCSKIHCPAECNPSWRWHYYQPWKDPALQHTEIERTEEEQACRSLLVIFSNALSSDLSDFPVLSLDDVEKAGLFQWERDSMIKQPWFAEELG, from the exons ATGGAGACCTGGACACAGTCGTTCGCAGTTTCACACAAGGTCAGGTTGGTTCACATCCTCAAGAATCTCCACACCTCGGAGGTGAAAATCTACTCGGATGCTTCGAGGGAGTTCATAGAGTTGTTGGATGGTGAGTCCGGTGGGGAGGTGCTACAGGAGTACGTGCAGCAGTCTCCGCGGCTCGTGGAGCTGGTCGAGGCGTGGCGGCTGCACCGGGAGAAGCCAGGGATGGCGTACATACTTTCGCTTTTTGCGACTCTACTGGGCCAACCCAGCGGTAAGTCGCGGCGGCATGGTTCGGTTAAGAAGAGCTTAGACGGGGTTGCAAGGATGATACTAGAGGATACGGAGAAGATGGGGAATGTGTATCTGGAGCTGAACAGTGGTGAGTTCCGGCGACAGAATGCTGCGCTGGATTTGCTGGCTGCAATAGTCAGGCGTGGCGGGGGTTTGGCGTCAGAGGTCGCTGAGAGATTTGATTTTAAGATGGCTATTTTGCCTCAGCTCGCAGGgacattgaagaagaaaggGGGCGGTAGGGATGGGAGGAATCGGCGGAAGGTTGCTGAGTCTGGGTCCACAAGACGATCGTTTATTGGGTTTGCAATGTCATTCTTAGAGGTTGGAAACCCAAGGCTGCTAAGATGGGTCCTTCAACAGAAGGAGTTATACTCAGGGGTGCTACGTGGGATTGGAAATGATGACGCTGAGACCGTTATGTACGTCCTCTCAACTCTGCGAGATAATGTTCTGGTAGAGGAGTCACTTGTCCCACCAGGGCTCAGGAGCGTCCTTTTTGGAAGTGCCACATTGGAGCAGCTGAGCTTGATCTCAGGGAATTTGGATGCAGGGGAGGCAGCAGACATTGCTCATGAGGTGTTGGTCATGGTGTGCACTGATCCGAAAAATGGATTGATGCCAAGCTCAAACTTAAGAGGTAATGAAAAACGCTTGCTGGATCTCATGAAGAAGTTGAAAGCTACTGAGGTTGCTCACCACAAAAGTTTGTTGCTAGCCATTGTGAGTAAGAGGCTGTCTCTTTGTTCGGCATACATGAATGAATTCCCTTACAATATTGAACCGCGGTCATCTCCCTCATG GTTTGCGGCCATCTCCCTTGCAGCGGACATGATATCTTCAGCAAAATGTGATAGCATCATTCATACTCTTTCATCCAATTCGCATGGTCTGGTATCTGTAGATGATGAAGAAGTTCAGGTAGTCTTGAAGTGCATCATACCCCATGTATGCTCTCGAGCAGTGATAAATAGGGGATTGCTGCATTCTGATGATCTTGTGAAGCATGGTTCACTGAGGCTTGTTTTTGAGTCAGTTAATCTGTTGTGCTATGTTATCGAAGTGATCAATGACATGGCTTCAAGCGCAAGAGTGAAGTCAGAATTCAATGGCTCAGCGAATGTAACCATCAAAATAGATGGTTTTCCAGTTTTAAGCTATTCGGATGCAACAGATGCGTCCTTAGTTGATGAGGTTTACCAGGGAGATGAAATACATGTCAAGAGGTGGATATCTCTGAGAGAATACATTCAAGATGAAGTTCACGGAGCTATGCCTGATCCTCAAGTCCTTCTCAAGTTACTCTCTTCTGCCAGTCAGAAACATCAAAACTACTCTCAGTGTATACGAAAGAAAAGCACAGACCTTTCTGAGCCTCCTCAAAAGAAACGAAGATGTGATGCTTCCAGTGAGGTTGATGATATTATTATTGGTGGGATTGATGTTGAGCAGGATAACAACACATCTGAAGAACAAGACCTGGACTTGGAAAACGATCATGCAACCACTCTGTGTGAGATATGGGGCTTAGATAAGCAAGATCCGAGGATGAAAGATGCAAAAGTAGTAGAAGATGTCTTCCACTCAAAGTTGCTTGATGTTCTCAGGCTTTATTTG AGGGTGATGCCCAGCTCTTTTGATGGATCATTTGACTTCTTTAGGGTTATACCACCCAATCCATTGGATCTTTCCAAGGATGAGCAAGAGTCCCTGTTATCTCTTTTACTCGAGTATTCAGGCCAATCTGGAGGATGTTGGGACCCAGAAAGAGTTCCAGAATCAATGTACAAGCATCTGCAACCATTGATTTACATCATGTTGCATTCACAGATTAAGAGCATCCGTGATCAAGCATACATTTTAGTTAAAGCTGCTATGGCGAGTTCTGGGGTGTTTGATAAAAACTTTGCTGAGATTGATGCATGGTTGGTTTTCTTGCCTGGTTACGAGGCCAAATGGTGTGTAAGAGAGAACCTAGGAGTTGGAGCATCTAATAAATTGTCACACATTGTGATCCCTTTCCTCTGTGATGCTATTTCAGTAGTTGGTAACAACTTGTACAAATACCAAGAGCACACATGCAAGCTGATCTCTAAATCAGGCCAGTTTGAAG GCTGTTCTTCAGGTTTCAGCCCTTTGATTGTTTGTGTACTTCAGAAATGTCTTAGGATACTAGACTCAGAGTCTGGTAGTATGAAATTACACGAGAAGTCCACAATTTCATTATATGTGTGCAACACGATCCACCTTATTCTGCAATCTCAG GTAGATGTGCAATTATTGCCTGATCTTGTAAGTGCTGTTCTAAACGAGAGATTTAATAAATTTTCATCTGAAGAAATGAACTCTAGGATTTATCTTTCTGAATGGAGGCCATTGATAAATATGCTGCATTTCTTGAGTAGAATTTCCGACCGACAAAATTATAGTATGTTCACCATGCTGGAACATTCTTCTGAGTTTGATGCAAACTCGTTGTACTCTGTAACTAGAAAGGTTGAAGAAATGCTAAGCACACACCAAACTAATTCGCCGGATGATGTGTCAACTGCATTCTTATTTTCAATCATATGTGCACCTCCAAAAGATATTATCGGCGGCTTTCcagatcttcttgatgttatgaAAACACATTTTCCATCTCATCTGGCTTTCTTGTCATCAGTTCTTTTTCTGCAACATGATTATCTAGCTAAAGTTGCTAGTTGTTGGCCAAATATGTTCTGCAACATCACATTGATCAAGGATGATATCAATGTTGATCATGTAAACACTGTTCAGGACAAATGTCAAAACCACTCTGTTTCTACAGAATCAGCTTCGATAAGTACATTTTTACGTGTCAGTCCCTTCTATGCGCTTTTACCTTCAGTATTGAGCCTAGCATTTTCTGCACCAGATGAAATCAGGGAAGCACATAACAACACACTTCTAAGACTTCTTCAACTTAAGCTGTCTGAATGTACATTCAGTGAGTTGACATTGTATCTGAGAGTTATCTTATTTTGGAGCCATCACCTATTGTCATCATACACTATTAAGTGTTCGAATATCCTTGAACAACTATGCCATTTGTGCTTTGCTCTTGTTGATAGTGTATTTGAGCGTATTCAAGTTTTGACTGCTGACACAGCAGAGTCAAAATCTGCAGGCCCGTCCTATCCAGTTCAACTTATCCAAGACATTGTTGATTCTGTTCTTCAGCATCCTATTATTGCCCTGTCTTTGTCATGCTCTCTATCCAATAGCCAGGAGTTAGCAGATGAGAGTTCGGAACATCTGGAAGAAGTTTTGACTGTTTTTTCAAAGGAAAATCTGCACCTTGTAGATCGttttgttttaaatgttttgagtAAACTGTATGACCTATTACTAAAGGTTGGTAGCTTTGAAGCTAACTACTCTAGAAATGATGGCCCATCCCTTGAGTCACTGTTTGCCGCTCCAAAGCTCCTGCTGGGGAGCATACTATTGTTGTTCAAGGAGAAGTTTGAACTCTGCATAGTCAAAGAGAACTTTGGACTGCTTTTGCCAAATTTCTACATGGTTCGTACACTGTCAAAATTCTTGTCTCCTGGCAAACTTCTGGAACTTGCAAATTGGATGTTCACAAAATTGGACAGTTGCAGCTCCAGTGGTTCACCTGCTTTTGTTCCCGCTGTTTTGGTTTGTCTATATATTGCTGATGTTGCCATGGAAATGTACTGTTATCTACAGAACACTGATCACAGGTCAGAATCCTGTCTATTATGGGACTTGGAGATTCATAATTCTGATATTACTGCCATTAAGCAAGCTTATCACATCATTCTTCATTTTGCTACTAAGTTGAATCTTGAATTTGCTGATCACTGCCTGCTAAAGATGCTGAGTCGTATCCATCACACTGAAAGATCTGCAGAATGGAGCACTGACTATATTGTGTTCCATATGATATTATCTACAATGGTCATCAACACTCCCATTAACGTTCTTCATCACTGCATCTTTCCCACATCTAAGGTTAAAGCAAAAGCCGCACTGTTGCTTTTGGAAGCATGTCCTATGCATATGAGCCTTTTTGGCCAGATGTTCGTGGAAGTTTTGGAAAAAGACACTTCTGTTCTGCAAGTCAAGAAATCTGATTGTAATGCTTCATGGGCTCAAGAAGATGGTGCCATACTTCTGTTGCCTGCTGCTCTATCATACTTGAAGTGTCACAGTGATGGCAATAGGCAGTGTGCTGAATTCCTTGAGCCAGTTCCAATCTTTTATTGTGGACTCCTATTGGGTGATAAAGGGTTTTCAAGCTGGAAAAACTTTGCTACTAGGAGCATTTTTGAAGAAGATTTTAGCGACTTTACACCCACATCAGTTAAAGATATAATGATTTATTTCAGTGACACTCTCTTGGGGAAGTCAGTTACGATGTTGCACTACTACTTTGCTTCAAAAGACATGTCGCGGAAGCAGCGCTTGGAGATAATTGGTTCAATTTTCCCAGAGTCATCTGAGCTATTAGATTCTGATGTCAATGATGTCAGTCCAACTTCATGCAATGGCATTATGAAGCTTACTAATGAATTGTTTGCGAAGATATCACTAATTAGGCTGTTGTTATCTCCTCCTAGAAAATCGTTGTCCAATGAAGTAGTTTCAGAGAGAGAGTCCAAGAGAGTGAACAAGGCAAAGCTAAATTTCATAGGCATATTGGTCAGAACTATGGGTAAAATACTCAGTAATTTCCCTTGGGGTGGCAATATTTTATCTCACTCTGCTAAGGAACAAAAGGTCATCTGTTTTCTGGAATATGTAATTCTCAAGAATATCATCGAACTGTCTTCAGAGAttcaaactcatttgaaccagTTGAAGTCGATACCTTTCCTTAACCAATTTATCAGATCATCTCTCTTGCATAGATTCAATGATCCTGTTACAATTAAAGCAGTTCGATGTATTCTGGTTGTATTATCACAAGGAAAGTTCTCTGCTGATGAAATTCTTGAACTTATACTGGGCCACTCCAATTTTGTGTCAACAATAACACGCAGTGAAGATTCTGAATATCCATTTGCTTGTAGCACTACAGGGGGGCTGCTACAGCCAGTTCCAAGTATTTTGAAATCAGTTGATTCTTCTTTCGCGAAAGAAAACAAGCCAGAAGTTTCCGTTGCAGAAGAGAGAAGAATTGAAACCATCAGATTACTAAGGGTTCTGTATGATATTAAGAGCAGGCAACAGAATAATAGCCTATTGAATGAATCAAGAGAATTAGTTTTCTTGCTTTTATCTGTTTATGGTGCAACCCTTAGTGAAACAGATTTGGAGATACTTCATCTTATGAATGAGATAGAGTCATCCGAGTGCAGAATCATTACTGAAGTGGATCATCTGTGGGGAAGTGCAGCTCTGAAATTCAAACAAGAACTGAAACTAGATTTTTCAAAATCAGATACACATGACACGGAGAATGCAGAAATTACTGAAAGGCGAAGGGCGCTATTCCGGGAGAACATACCCATTGATTCCAAGCACTGTGCCAAGACAGCTTTGCAATTTTGCTATAAAAGATCTTCAAGGGCTTCTGCTTTTTCATTGGAACAGCTTCAACGCAATAGCTCTGCTGATAGTTTCGAG GTAACATCTCAAAGAGTGGATATGGTTCAGATTTATGATCCCATGTTTATCTTGCGCTTCTCAATTCATACTCTTCTCATGGGTTACATCGAGCCTGCTGAATTTTCACGACTAGGACTGCTTGCAATCACACTTGTTAGCATAGCATCTCCTGATCAAGAATTAAGGATGTTGGGCTATGAATCTCTAGgaacattaaaaaaatctctTGAG GCTTCTCAGAAAAGCAAGGAAACATGGCATCTTCAGCTTCTTTTGACATATCTTCAGAACGGGATATCCAAACAATGGCAGAGGATACCTTCCATTATTGCTGTTTTTGCCGCAGAAGCATCTTTGACACTACTGGATAGCTCACATTCTCAATTCACTGCTATCAGCAATTTTTTGATGCATTCCACCTCTGTCAGCCTGCAG aGCATTCCATTATTTCCAACATTATTGCGGAGTAGTTCTGTTCATTTCAAAGCTGAACGCTTGTGGATGCTTCGGTTATTATATGCTGGATCAAATCTAGCTGATGATGCGAAACTATACAAGAGAGGAAACGTCTTAGAGCTTGCTCTGGCCTTTTGTTCTTCACCTGTTTCAGAGTCTGAATCAAAGGTTTTAATCCTTAAG GTGCTGAAGAAGTGTGTGAAGCTGCCAGTTCTAGCTCATCATTTAGTCAAAGAGTGTGGCCTTCTGTTGTGGTTATCCTCTGTTATTTCAATCCATCGTGAAGGACCTGATAGTGTTGAAAACCCCTGTTCTAGAGTAACTGAGTTAGCTTTGGAG GTAGTCAATGATTTGATATCATCAAGACTAATCACAGATTGGCTCCAAGAAACTGCCCTTGAGCAACTCTCGGCAATATCATCGTACCTTTATGTCCTTTTGGTTAAAGATGCCAAATTATTGAAAGGAAATGTTCCCTTGTTGACTTCAGTGCTAAGTGTGATTACATCAACCATGAGGTTGTCTATGAAAAGGAAGATATACCAACCGCATTTTACCTTGTCTCTCCATGGTGTATTTAATCTGTGCCAAGCTATCGGTGGCAGCTCAAGAAGCACAGAGCTTAAGCTTGCAATGAAACTTTGTATTGATGCCATTCTTATGAATGGCCCAATGCCAATTTTGTCTGAAATG GACAAGTCAAGAATATCAATGGTTGTTTCATGGGCAACTTCGAACATCTTCTGGTTGCACTCTAACCAAAGATCTGTTTTGGAAATGTCATGCGAAGAGCCAGTAAGAAATGAGTCTCTACTTTCAAAGATCGAGCCAGTAAGAAATGAGTCTCTACTTTCAAAGATCTTGCGCTGGTTAGTGGCTTCCGTAATACTTGGGAGGATATCCAGCATCTCTCATGAAAAGAGCAGAGATATTGCACGGAGCACCAACAGTCTTGAAACGCTTCGGTCTTTCTTGAACAACGGATATGAAAGGGTTGAAACGGTGAACAGTTGCAGTGCAAATGATACACTAACTGTCATTATACTGTACCTTCAAGACCGTGTACAAAATAACAGTGATTCTTTGCCATCAGTTGTGATGGCTCTTTGCCTATTGCTTCTTGACAGATCCGGTAATCAAG CAATGAACAAATACTTGGCCGATAACCGTGGAAACATTGAAATGCTTTGCTCAAAGATACACTGCCCTGCTGAATGTAATCCTTCATGGAGATG GCATTACTATCAACCTTGGAAGGATCCTGCTTTGCAGCACACCGAGATAGAGCGCACGGAAGAAGAGCAGGCCTGCCGAAGCCTCTTGGTTATATTCTCTAATGCCTTAAGTTCTGACCTGTCAGATTTCCCGGTATTGTCACTAGATGATGTTGAGAAGGCT GGCCTGTTCCAGTGGGAAAGAGACTCCATGATTAAACAACCTTGGTTTGCTGAAGAACTAGGATGA